One window of the Candidatus Chryseobacterium colombiense genome contains the following:
- the rnpA gene encoding ribonuclease P protein component has translation MTNFKYSKAEKLKKETEIALLFEKGKWKTCGNLRIIVLKEKPTIPIEQAKFGVSVSKRYFKKAVHRNRIKRLLREAYRLNKGIFKEAFGEKTFSMLFWVSSEIPAKFQEVEEQFIKLCASQKRQ, from the coding sequence ATGACAAACTTCAAATATTCCAAAGCCGAAAAACTCAAAAAAGAGACTGAAATTGCTTTACTTTTCGAAAAAGGTAAATGGAAGACATGTGGAAACCTGAGAATCATTGTTCTAAAGGAAAAACCGACAATTCCTATTGAACAGGCAAAATTTGGAGTTTCAGTTTCTAAAAGATATTTCAAAAAAGCGGTTCACAGAAACCGTATAAAAAGACTTTTAAGAGAGGCTTATCGTCTGAATAAAGGGATATTTAAAGAAGCTTTCGGGGAGAAAACTTTTTCCATGCTGTTTTGGGTTTCTTCTGAAATCCCTGCAAAATTTCAGGAAGTAGAGGAACAGTTTATAAAACTTTGTGCGTCTCAAAAAAGGCAATAA
- a CDS encoding DUF4126 domain-containing protein codes for MLDSIPYFPYILSTFIGIGLAAATGFRVFLPLFAVSLASYFHWIPMSESFEWFAGLPTLITTGVATVFEILAYYIPFLDHLLDTISIPMATIAGSILFASQFADLGTFPQWALALIAGGGTAATISTGFAGIRAASTATTGGLGNPVVGTTETAGAGLMSVLAMAAPIFAGILALIFIFIAVSIGRKAWKKLRKNQNAASD; via the coding sequence ATGTTAGATAGTATTCCTTACTTTCCATATATCCTTAGTACATTTATTGGTATTGGTTTGGCTGCGGCAACAGGATTCCGGGTTTTTCTTCCTCTTTTCGCGGTAAGTTTAGCTTCTTATTTTCACTGGATTCCTATGAGCGAAAGTTTTGAATGGTTTGCCGGTCTTCCAACACTCATTACAACAGGTGTGGCAACCGTTTTTGAAATTCTGGCTTACTACATCCCTTTTTTAGACCATCTTCTGGATACGATTTCTATTCCTATGGCTACGATAGCCGGCTCTATTTTATTTGCAAGTCAGTTTGCTGATTTAGGGACATTTCCTCAATGGGCTTTAGCTTTGATTGCGGGTGGAGGAACAGCAGCAACCATTAGTACCGGATTTGCCGGAATTCGGGCTGCTTCTACGGCAACAACCGGGGGATTGGGAAATCCTGTCGTAGGAACCACTGAAACTGCAGGAGCAGGGCTAATGTCTGTTTTAGCAATGGCAGCACCTATTTTTGCAGGCATACTTGCCCTAATTTTTATTTTTATTGCTGTTTCCATAGGAAGAAAAGCCTGGAAAAAACTGAGAAAAAACCAAAATGCTGCTTCAGACTGA
- the lptE gene encoding LPS assembly lipoprotein LptE yields MIGLLALCLTVLNSCYTFSGSSLKDEKTIQINEFPNNAALVNPALSQQFSTEIQNRFLQRTTLKGTKQSPDILVEGEITDYAINPTTISSTTSTTSAGVIQDSQNKLTITVKVHYENKLHPELSFDRTYSDEATFNSNLSQSDIEASQVKIVNERIINKIFNDIVANW; encoded by the coding sequence ATGATTGGACTTCTGGCTCTTTGTTTAACGGTGCTGAATTCCTGTTACACTTTTTCGGGTTCGTCTCTTAAAGATGAGAAAACCATTCAGATTAATGAATTTCCAAACAATGCGGCGCTAGTAAACCCTGCGTTATCACAACAGTTTTCTACAGAAATTCAAAACAGGTTTTTACAAAGAACAACGTTAAAAGGAACTAAGCAAAGCCCTGATATTTTAGTAGAAGGAGAAATTACGGATTATGCAATTAATCCCACTACGATTAGCTCAACCACTTCTACAACTAGCGCAGGAGTTATTCAGGATTCACAGAATAAATTGACCATCACTGTAAAAGTTCATTACGAAAACAAATTGCATCCTGAATTGAGTTTTGACAGAACATATTCAGATGAAGCTACCTTCAACAGTAATTTATCTCAAAGTGATATAGAAGCCTCTCAGGTAAAAATTGTCAACGAAAGAATTATTAATAAAATATTTAACGATATTGTAGCAAACTGGTAA
- a CDS encoding sigma-54 dependent transcriptional regulator, with the protein MSNELQNIKNRFGIIGNFPALNRALEKAIQVAPTDISVLVIGESGVGKEFIPKIIHSESKRKHQPYIVVNCGAIPEGTIDSELFGHEKGAFTGATATRKGYFEVADGGTIFLDEVGELPLQTQVRLLRVLESGEFMKVGSSQVQKTNVRIVAATNVNMMKAIQDGRFREDLYYRLNTVQIDMPALRERKGDIHLLFRKFAIDFAEKYRMPELELEPSAVHYIENYTFPGNIRQLRNLVEQMTVVERDRHITVEKLAEYIPMDAHLPMVVNQPNTQKQSDFSSEREIMYKILFDMRNDINDLKSLTSELIKNRGAADLSNHEKNLINRIYTPENQQSVAPNSLLYFENQNNNNQHIQNPTIISSPDDHFEDFEDIEIEENKPESLSLQNNEKDLIVKALEKHNGRRNKAADELGISQRTLYRKIKQYNLED; encoded by the coding sequence ATGAGTAACGAGTTACAAAATATAAAAAACCGTTTCGGGATCATCGGAAACTTCCCGGCTTTAAATCGTGCTTTGGAAAAAGCTATTCAGGTTGCTCCTACAGATATTTCAGTCCTTGTGATTGGAGAAAGTGGGGTGGGAAAAGAATTTATTCCTAAAATCATTCATTCAGAATCAAAAAGAAAACATCAGCCTTATATTGTCGTCAACTGTGGAGCAATTCCTGAAGGAACGATTGATTCCGAATTATTCGGGCATGAGAAAGGAGCTTTTACAGGAGCAACAGCAACAAGAAAAGGATATTTTGAAGTAGCAGACGGAGGAACAATTTTTCTTGATGAGGTAGGAGAGTTGCCATTGCAGACCCAGGTTCGTTTGCTGAGAGTCTTAGAAAGCGGTGAATTCATGAAAGTGGGTTCTTCACAGGTTCAGAAAACGAATGTAAGAATTGTTGCTGCAACCAACGTCAATATGATGAAGGCCATTCAGGACGGAAGATTCCGTGAAGACTTATATTACCGTCTGAATACTGTACAGATTGATATGCCTGCTTTGAGAGAAAGAAAAGGAGATATTCATTTGCTGTTCAGAAAGTTTGCAATAGATTTTGCAGAGAAATACAGAATGCCAGAGTTGGAACTTGAACCCAGCGCTGTTCATTATATTGAAAATTATACATTTCCGGGTAATATCCGACAGTTGAGAAATCTGGTGGAGCAAATGACGGTAGTGGAAAGAGACAGACATATTACGGTAGAGAAATTGGCGGAATATATTCCTATGGATGCGCATTTGCCAATGGTTGTCAATCAGCCGAATACTCAGAAACAAAGTGACTTCAGCAGTGAAAGAGAGATTATGTATAAAATTCTCTTTGATATGCGAAATGATATAAATGATTTAAAATCCTTAACTTCGGAATTAATAAAGAACCGGGGAGCTGCAGATTTAAGCAATCATGAAAAAAACTTGATCAACAGAATTTATACTCCTGAGAATCAGCAGAGTGTAGCGCCGAATTCTTTATTGTATTTTGAAAACCAGAATAATAATAACCAGCACATTCAAAATCCAACCATTATCTCGAGTCCTGATGATCACTTTGAAGATTTTGAAGATATAGAGATTGAAGAGAATAAACCCGAATCTTTATCACTTCAAAATAATGAAAAAGATTTGATTGTTAAAGCATTGGAGAAGCATAACGGGCGAAGAAACAAAGCGGCAGACGAACTGGGAATTTCGCAAAGAACTTTATATAGAAAAATAAAACAATATAATTTAGAAGATTAA
- the miaB gene encoding tRNA (N6-isopentenyl adenosine(37)-C2)-methylthiotransferase MiaB, with protein sequence MQEKYIDETKQGEAFAIAERDGNSKKLFLESYGCQMNFSDSEIVASILNEQGYNTTLKVEEADLILLNTCSIREKAEQTVRMRLSQFKNLKKEKPNMTVGVLGCMAERLKTKFLEEEQLVDLVVGPDAYRDLPNLLKETEDGRDAINVILSKEETYADINPVRLGGNGVTAFVTITRGCDNMCTFCVVPFTRGRERSRDPHSILDECKDLWNNGYKEITLLGQNVDSYLWYGGGPKKDFAKASEMQKATAVNFAQLLDLVAKAVPEMRIRFSTSNPQDMSLDVFKMMAKHDNICKYVHLPVQSGSNNMLEAMNRQHTREEYLELIKNAKEIVPEVAFSQDMIVGFCNETEEDHQDTLSLMKEVEYDYGYMFAYSERPGTPAHKKMEDNIPADVKQRRLAEVIALQGELSRKRMKSYVGKTHQILIEGISKKNKSQWKGRNSQNAVCVFDMLEGQKIGDIVDVFVFDNTQGTLLGETVK encoded by the coding sequence GTGCAAGAAAAATATATAGACGAAACAAAACAAGGAGAGGCTTTTGCCATTGCTGAACGAGATGGGAACTCTAAGAAATTATTCTTGGAGAGTTATGGTTGTCAGATGAATTTCTCTGATTCCGAAATTGTTGCATCCATTCTTAACGAACAAGGGTATAACACCACTCTGAAAGTAGAAGAAGCGGATCTTATTCTTTTAAATACATGCTCAATCCGTGAAAAAGCGGAGCAAACGGTGAGGATGCGTCTCTCTCAATTCAAAAATCTTAAGAAAGAAAAGCCGAATATGACGGTAGGTGTTCTTGGATGCATGGCCGAAAGACTGAAAACCAAATTCTTAGAAGAAGAGCAATTGGTTGACCTTGTGGTGGGTCCTGATGCATACAGGGATTTACCCAATTTATTGAAAGAAACAGAAGATGGTAGAGATGCCATCAATGTGATTCTTTCAAAAGAAGAGACATACGCGGATATCAATCCGGTTCGTTTAGGAGGGAATGGAGTTACAGCTTTCGTTACCATTACGAGAGGTTGTGATAATATGTGTACATTCTGTGTGGTTCCGTTTACAAGAGGAAGAGAGAGAAGCCGTGATCCCCATTCTATTTTGGATGAATGTAAAGATCTTTGGAACAACGGTTACAAAGAAATTACATTACTAGGTCAAAACGTGGACTCTTATCTTTGGTATGGAGGCGGGCCTAAAAAAGATTTTGCCAAAGCATCAGAGATGCAGAAGGCAACGGCGGTGAACTTTGCACAATTGCTTGATTTAGTCGCTAAAGCTGTTCCTGAAATGAGAATCAGATTCTCAACGTCAAATCCTCAGGATATGAGTCTTGATGTTTTCAAAATGATGGCGAAGCATGACAATATCTGTAAATATGTTCATTTACCGGTTCAGAGCGGAAGTAACAATATGCTGGAAGCCATGAATAGACAACATACCCGTGAAGAATATTTGGAGTTAATTAAAAACGCTAAAGAAATTGTTCCGGAAGTGGCATTTTCCCAGGATATGATCGTTGGCTTCTGTAACGAAACTGAAGAAGATCATCAGGATACTTTGAGCCTTATGAAAGAAGTAGAATATGATTACGGTTATATGTTCGCTTACTCAGAGAGACCTGGAACTCCGGCTCATAAGAAAATGGAGGATAATATTCCTGCTGACGTTAAACAAAGACGTTTGGCTGAAGTCATTGCTTTACAGGGAGAATTGTCAAGAAAAAGAATGAAGTCTTACGTAGGAAAAACGCATCAAATTTTAATTGAAGGGATTTCTAAAAAGAATAAAAGCCAGTGGAAAGGAAGGAATTCCCAGAATGCGGTTTGTGTATTCGATATGCTGGAAGGTCAGAAAATTGGTGACATTGTGGATGTTTTTGTATTTGACAATACACAGGGCACACTTTTGGGGGAAACTGTGAAATAA
- a CDS encoding energy transducer TonB, giving the protein MKKTIITLFLFFIGFKGYAQETQTQKENITTSQNAEFPGGDSAFVDEFLKMIHSYIDLQKYAVNGKFVFVFDVNPDGKIGNLDVLPKVKNSEMFIEDMEFAIKKVKKKWKPAIQHGQPVISKKIIKINFSTDHFDHGD; this is encoded by the coding sequence ATGAAAAAAACTATTATAACCTTATTTTTATTCTTTATCGGCTTTAAAGGATATGCTCAAGAAACTCAAACTCAGAAAGAAAATATAACAACCTCACAAAATGCTGAATTTCCGGGTGGAGATTCGGCTTTTGTTGATGAATTCTTGAAAATGATTCATTCTTACATCGATTTGCAAAAATATGCTGTAAATGGAAAATTTGTTTTCGTTTTTGATGTAAATCCGGATGGTAAAATTGGTAATCTTGATGTTTTACCCAAAGTGAAAAATAGTGAAATGTTTATTGAAGACATGGAATTTGCTATTAAGAAAGTAAAAAAGAAATGGAAGCCCGCAATACAGCATGGTCAGCCGGTAATTTCTAAAAAAATAATAAAAATCAACTTTAGTACAGATCACTTTGATCACGGTGATTAA
- a CDS encoding MFS transporter, whose amino-acid sequence MSASLKKYYVIAWLFGLVFYFLDYVIRSAPAVMIPELVSNFNTTELKLISMVGTYYYTYSTCSLIAGIALDKFGGKRSLFIGALILGMGCLLFLISSQVAGVSGRLLQGAGCAFAFPGCVYLASKGFSSKSLATAIGVTQCIGMLGGTAGQFVVGPWVEEGVNIDTFWLWSGIITIITAFCLFFVIPKEGKSEESSENELKPVGYLEPYKIVFKNPQSWLCGIISGLLFAPTTIFAMTWAVAFFQKDKGFVFHDAAITSAMVAFGWVFGCPLLGFITDKIGRRKPVLIGGAVLMIISLLQLIYLPDLYPAKISMFIFGLGSGAAMIPYSVIKETNPDFVKGSATGAINFITFGVTTLLSPVFSRWFGKSLELSSGDLHFQHSVLFWISGIVLAILVALMLKETGSKAQTSL is encoded by the coding sequence ATGAGTGCATCTTTAAAGAAATATTATGTCATAGCCTGGCTTTTCGGGCTTGTCTTTTACTTTCTGGATTACGTGATCAGATCGGCTCCGGCAGTAATGATCCCTGAATTGGTCAGTAACTTCAATACCACTGAGCTTAAGCTTATCAGTATGGTGGGAACGTATTATTATACCTATTCCACGTGTAGTTTAATTGCCGGAATTGCTTTAGATAAATTCGGGGGAAAAAGATCTCTTTTTATAGGAGCTTTAATTCTTGGAATGGGTTGTTTATTGTTCTTGATTTCCAGTCAGGTTGCCGGTGTTTCCGGAAGATTGTTGCAGGGTGCAGGTTGTGCTTTTGCCTTTCCTGGTTGTGTTTATCTTGCGAGTAAAGGATTTTCGTCAAAATCTTTGGCTACTGCCATTGGAGTTACTCAATGCATCGGAATGTTGGGAGGAACAGCTGGACAGTTTGTGGTGGGTCCGTGGGTAGAAGAAGGAGTGAATATTGATACTTTCTGGCTTTGGTCCGGTATTATTACGATCATTACTGCATTCTGTCTGTTTTTCGTAATTCCCAAAGAAGGCAAATCGGAAGAATCTTCGGAAAATGAATTGAAGCCTGTTGGTTATCTGGAGCCGTATAAAATTGTTTTCAAAAATCCTCAATCCTGGTTATGTGGAATTATTTCAGGGTTATTATTTGCTCCGACGACTATTTTTGCGATGACTTGGGCGGTTGCTTTTTTCCAAAAAGACAAAGGTTTCGTATTTCATGATGCGGCAATTACCAGTGCTATGGTTGCTTTCGGATGGGTTTTTGGCTGTCCGCTTTTAGGTTTTATTACTGATAAGATAGGGCGAAGAAAGCCTGTATTGATTGGAGGGGCTGTCCTAATGATTATAAGTTTGTTGCAATTAATTTATCTTCCGGATTTATATCCTGCAAAAATAAGCATGTTTATTTTCGGGCTTGGTTCTGGAGCGGCAATGATCCCTTATTCTGTCATTAAAGAAACCAATCCGGATTTTGTAAAAGGAAGTGCAACGGGAGCAATTAACTTTATTACTTTCGGGGTTACAACCTTATTGAGTCCTGTTTTCAGCAGATGGTTTGGAAAAAGCCTGGAACTTTCTTCCGGTGATTTACATTTTCAGCATTCTGTGCTATTTTGGATTTCAGGAATTGTCCTGGCAATACTTGTTGCATTAATGTTAAAAGAAACTGGAAGTAAAGCTCAAACAAGTCTTTAA